One Parasteatoda tepidariorum isolate YZ-2023 chromosome 1, CAS_Ptep_4.0, whole genome shotgun sequence genomic window, atattCCTCATGGAACAATCACTggcgtctgtaagctacttgaacatagttgtagaccaggttcacccattcatggcagcagtttttcctgcgggggatggtgtttaccaacaggataatgcaccatgtcataagggtcgaatcgtcatggaacattccagtgactttcaagtcatgtcttggcccccaaattcacctgaccttaatccaataaagcatttgtggtcctttttggaaaaccaaattcgtccTGCCACGCCACCCCCTCGCAATgcgagggaattgcaggaccagttggtgagcgtttggtaccagatacctcagactacctatcagcaccttgtggaatcaatgccacggcgggtgctagcagttttcaGGGCCATTCAGgtggtggtcctacatgttattagcagggtggtcataatgcaatggctcttcggtgtatattttgGATATTAGACATAGATCTTAAATGTAGGTTAGCTAGACATTCGACATTGAAAATCTAGACATAAGGTGTTGGAAATTACTAATATGTGTAGGGACTGAAAACGTTGCCTTAATTTGACGAAGCATTAAGgtaaaagatgaaataaacgaaaaatcagatttttttttctttgtgtgtgTTTCACTTAGGCGTGTATTTCAAGTGTAATATCAAAATGTGTACTCAAATCACAGCTACGCAAAGTAgcgaattaaattataaaattgttatagaCATTAACTTAGGACTTGGAAAAGTAggtttctcaaattaaaaaaaaagctccacttaaaaaaacaataataattaaataaataaatgatttaaaaaaattttctctcgaAGAATTGGCTACgttttctaaaatgattttatgcaaaataaataatcaaccaaaaataattcattgattattattattttactgccctcatagttattttattgatcAGTCTCAATATAACTGTTATTCTAGTTATTATCCTTGTATTATACtataataatgaatgataataCTGATTTGTGTTATGATTATTCAActaaagtattataatattaataataataaccttaatatcattattatacatttcttactatatataaaaattttaatgatgatatcgcagttttccattgttgtccgtgcatttttattggccgtaaaatcacgtggtaggatccagctTTTCCCCATTcctttccatattgttttggtcatcatcagcataaaattaatacaagtcataaaggtattgtttctctataaatatttttatatccctaatacaaagtaattttcctgtactgctattattatacttttaattcaagagtttaaaactaagagaattgtagttttatttaattattattacaatgtaATTCTGCGCTGCactttaagataaagttattaagaaaagtggtcaaattttttttaaccgttttacaattattatttttgggcaaataacattaatgtactgttataaattacagttaaagagatctgttaaatgatttagaacttaacgaccagcttcatgcacaatatgagatgcaagcaaaaacagtatttaatatatccgcCCGTTTGgaaagcgaaaatattaaattatataatgcttgtgaactcatcaaaattgtttgaataatctaatgttataacaatataaatgctatttagaaaaatgattacttaaaaaaatcacatctGTTCACCAATAGATCtagatatttataatactaatagataataatatatGAACGGGGGAAGTGGAGGCACAAGCGTAAGCTAACAGAATTCATTTTAGTACATagatgttaagtgaataattttaactttagtagaaaaattgttttctgccaagaaacAACAATTGTTTCAAAGCAATCATTGAGGTTGAGAGCGAgcgcttatatatatatatNGGCCTGTCATCGTTACACTCTGAACATGCAGGTCAGTTCTGGAACCAAGAATAATTCCTCCCCAAACGAGCCATCCTGTACCACCGTAACGAGATCGTTCAATGGTGTTGTCTTGGTGGTAACGGGTACCTGGCGCTCTCCATATGAAAGTCCGGCTAGAATCAGACTGCAAACTAAACCTGAACTCGTCGGAAAACATCACACAAGACCACTGATGCGGTGTCCACAATGCATGCTCTCTACTCCAGGCTAATCGCAGGCGACAGTGAGTTGCGGTAAGTGGAACACATCTGACAGGCCTACGAGCATATAAACGAATGTGCCCTAAGCGTCTGTACACGGTCTGCCTTGAAACTGTCGTACTAGTAGCTGAAGACAGCTGACGAGACAGGTCTGATGCTGTGCTCCGTCTGTTCCTTTTGGCAGTAACTGCCAAATACAGGTCTTCATTCGCCATTGTAACTCGGTGGCGACCTGTGCTGTAACGTCTACTCACATTACCATCATCTTGGAATCGTTGCCAAAGCCTGGAGATGACACTCTGGGTGATTCCAAGTTCCTCGGATACTTCCAGCTGGGTACGTCCACATTCCAGTCGTCCGATGATTCTGCCACgtaaaaaatcatccaaatgCTTACTTTGTGTCATAACTATGCGGTTATTGCACTGAAAGACTTTTAAAGCGCTTGTGAACAATTTTACTTCTTCGCCACCATTCCTTATATACCCCTCTCTTACACTCTCGTCATTGTGACTTACTACAAGCGTCATCTAGTGGTTTCCTGTAATTTGCATATTCTTCTTCAGGATGTGTATGATAATTCTACgggggaaattttaattttagatttgatttcgtgtgattctgaattatccttaatttatggacatgagtGTATTTTAAATAGCACATACCTTCCAAGATCAGAGAATACGCTCACTTCAACAAGGTGCATTAATTCTCCTTCATCTTCAGCTGGTTTGAGTTCTCGGGCTagctaaattgaaataattttctttctacttACATTATGCGCTAAGATATAAATCTTATGAGacgaaattagatttaaatataagaagACAAAAGATAAATAGTCCGCTGGTGTAGCGGAAAATGATAAACAGCATCTTAACGGTACTCTACTCTAGGTGGCAAGGGGGGCGCCAGACTCTGCCCGACAAGGGGTCAAGTCTCCCCCGACAGGGGGGCTCAAGCAaattaattcgaaatatttcaattaaaactaattttatactttacatttttttctcacatcatttttttcaagtgtGTTTCTAAGAATCTAAAATCACTAACATTGATACCATAATGTCCAGAttccttttaatgtaaatttaaatcttttttttttttctgttatcgaTGTATTTTGTACTGTATGGTGCAATTTACCATATATTGTAagcgtaaaaattatttctgtgatGAAGAAAAATAGTTGTAGCAGTAAcagcaatttcaaaaaatttctccgCTTCTTACTCTCATAACGCAAAAATTattcgttaataaaaatttgaaatttcatgtacatttaaagaacattttgatataaaatgttatttttatatgcatcgattggcttttgaatcatttaaatgttttgcaaataaagttttaagtacatttttgcATCCACGTATTCCATCTAAAGATATGATGCCCCGTTTTGAACGAACTTCGAAATGGTTATGCCCATAAAATTGTaagattcgaatttttttttaattgttacatagtataattttacggacaaaaaaaaaggctattttAATCAGGGGACTCGATGAGGTGGTTATGGCTCAGCCCCctagtttaattataattttattatt contains:
- the LOC139426589 gene encoding uncharacterized protein — its product is MTLVVSHNDESVREGYIRNGGEEVKLFTSALKVFQCNNRIVMTQSKHLDDFLRGRIIGRLECGRTQLEVSEELGITQSVISRLWQRFQDDGNVSRRYSTGRHRVTMANEDLYLAVTAKRNRRSTASDLSRQLSSATSTTVSRQTVYRRLGHIRLYARRPVRCVPLTATHCRLRLAWSREHALWTPHQWSCVMFSDEFRFSLQSDSSRTFIWRAPGTRYHQDNTIERSRYGGTGWLVWGGIILGSRTDLHVQSVTMTGXYIYISARSQPQ